Proteins from one Prosthecobacter sp. genomic window:
- a CDS encoding exonuclease SbcCD subunit D C-terminal domain-containing protein, translated as MRILHTADWHLGARLVERDRLPEQVAFLDWLIDTLRSEKIDALLLSGDVFDAANPPQDAVALYFDFLKRLADLQTVKAVITGGNHDSASHLNAPRELLRRFEVHVFGHAGDNVVDLGGAVVAAVPFLRERDLRQAAPGETLATVHEQVRAAIRAHYAAQLAACREIANGRPVIAMGHLTVLGATTSDSERDIHIGNLGSVGADIFDGFGYTALGHLHRPQKVASNETIRYSGSPIPLSFSEAADAKSVVIIDTEPEACTAERGRTQSSSSKKTSLRSPPLCGVKLLPIPTTRALVRVKANRATLAADLANVPATAWAEVTVKLDAPEPDLDRQVREAAVGRFEVLKVLADLPVSETAPWQSTAPTLHDLQPRDVFRELLQEKQIEGDELTAVFDELLALREEKVIL; from the coding sequence ATGCGCATCCTCCACACCGCAGACTGGCATCTCGGCGCTCGACTCGTCGAGCGTGACCGCCTGCCGGAGCAAGTCGCCTTTCTTGACTGGCTCATCGACACGCTGCGCAGCGAAAAAATCGACGCGCTGCTGCTCAGTGGCGATGTCTTCGACGCCGCGAACCCGCCGCAGGATGCCGTCGCGCTCTACTTCGATTTCCTGAAGCGCCTCGCCGACCTCCAAACGGTGAAGGCCGTCATCACCGGCGGCAACCACGACTCCGCCTCCCACCTCAACGCCCCGCGCGAGCTGCTCCGCCGCTTCGAGGTCCATGTCTTCGGCCACGCCGGTGACAACGTCGTCGATCTCGGCGGCGCGGTCGTCGCCGCCGTGCCCTTCCTGCGCGAGCGCGACCTCCGCCAGGCTGCCCCTGGTGAAACACTCGCCACTGTGCATGAGCAAGTCCGCGCCGCCATCCGCGCCCACTACGCCGCGCAGCTCGCCGCCTGCCGCGAGATCGCGAACGGCCGCCCCGTCATCGCCATGGGCCACCTCACCGTCCTCGGTGCCACCACCAGCGACAGCGAGCGCGACATCCACATCGGCAACCTCGGCTCCGTCGGCGCGGACATCTTCGACGGCTTCGGCTACACCGCCCTCGGTCACCTTCATCGCCCGCAAAAGGTCGCCAGCAATGAAACCATCCGCTACAGCGGCTCCCCCATCCCCCTCAGCTTCTCCGAGGCCGCCGATGCGAAGTCCGTCGTCATCATCGACACAGAGCCAGAGGCTTGCACCGCAGAGAGGGGGAGAACGCAGAGTTCTTCTTCAAAAAAAACATCTCTGCGTTCTCCCCCTCTCTGCGGTGTAAAACTTCTTCCCATCCCCACCACCCGCGCCCTCGTCCGCGTGAAAGCAAACCGCGCCACCCTCGCCGCCGATCTCGCCAACGTGCCCGCCACAGCTTGGGCCGAAGTCACCGTGAAGCTCGATGCCCCCGAGCCCGATCTCGACCGCCAAGTCCGCGAAGCCGCTGTTGGCCGATTCGAGGTATTGAAAGTCCTCGCCGACCTCCCCGTCTCCGAAACCGCCCCCTGGCAATCCACCGCCCCCACCCTCCACGACCTCCAGCCCCGCGACGTCTTCCGCGAACTGCTCCAGGAAAAGCAGATCGAAGGCGACGAACTCACCGCCGTGTTTGATGAGCTGCTGGCGTTGAGGGAGGAGAAAGTGATACTGTAA